The following are from one region of the Quercus robur chromosome 1, dhQueRobu3.1, whole genome shotgun sequence genome:
- the LOC126723923 gene encoding PH, RCC1 and FYVE domains-containing protein 1-like isoform X1 → MSRTDRMASDLSRTGPVERDVEQAITALKKGAYLLKYGRRGKPKFCPFRLSNDESVLIWFSGKEEKHLKLSHVSKIISGQRTPIFQRYPRPEKEYQSFSLIYNERSLDLICKDKDEAESWFSGLKALISRSHHRKWRTESRSDGIPSEANSPRTYTRRSSPLNSPFGSNDSLQKDSGDNLRLHSPYESPPKNGLDKAYSDVILYTVPPKGFFPSESASVSVHSLSSGGSDSVHGHMKPTAMDAFRVSLSSAVSSSSQGSGHDDADALGDVFLWGEGTGDGVLGGGIQRVGSYFGVKMDSLLPKALESAVVLDVQNIACGGRHAALVTKQGEIFSWGEESGGRLGHGVDSDVVEPKLIDALSSNNIELVACGENHTCAITFSGDLYTWGDGTYNFGLLGHGNEVSHWIPKRVIGPLEGIHVSSISCGPWHTAVVTSAGQLFTFGDGTFGVLGHGDRRSVSIPREVESLKGLRTVQAACGVWHTAAVVEVMVGNPSSSNCSSGKLFTWGDGDKGRLGHGDKEAKLVPTCVAALVDPNFSKVACGHSLTVALTTSGHVYTMGSHVYGQLGNPQSDGKFPTRVEGKLSKSFVEEIACGAYHVAVLTARTEVYTWGKGANGRLGHGDIDDRNSPTLVEALRDKQVKSIACGTNFTAAICLHKWVSGVDQSMCSGCRLPFNFKRKRHNCYNCGLVFCHSCSSKKSLKASMAPNPNKPYRVCDSCFNKLRKTIEGDGSSHSSVSRRGSINQGSLEFTEKDEKLDTRSRVQLARFSSMESLKQVESRSSKKNKKLEFNSSRVSPVPNGSSQWGPLNISKSFNPVFGSSKKFFSASVPGSRIVSRATSPISRRPSPPRSTTPTPTLGGLTSPKIVVDDTRRTNDSLSQEVIKLRAQVENLTRKAQLQEIELDRTTKQLKEALAFAEDEAEKCRAAKDVIKSLTAQLKDMAERLPVGAARNTKSPSLSSFGSSPASNEVSNASIDRMNGQAVFQEPDSNGSNNQLLSNGSTTNSNRNLGHNKQAHSDATTRNGGRVKESESRLDNEWVEQDEPGVYITLTSLPGGVKDLKRVRFSRKRFSEKQAEQWWAENRDRVYKQYNVRMADKSNVGVGSEDLSH, encoded by the exons GCCATTACTGCTTTAAAGAAAGGGGCATACTTGCTTAAGTATGGAAGAAGGGGGAAGCCCAAGTTTTGCCCATTCCGGCTTTCCAAT GATGAGTCTGTTTTGATATGGTTCTCAGGGAAAGAGGAGAAGCATCTTAAACTAAGTCATGTCTCTAAAATTATTTCTGGACAGCGCACT CCAATCTTTCAAAGGTATCCACGGCCTGAGAAGGAATATCAGTCATTTTCTCTCATATATAATGAAAGATCACTAGATCTG ATTTGCAAGGATAAAGATGAAGCTGAATCATGGTTTAGTGGTTTGAAAGCCTTAATTTCACGTAGTCATCACCGGAAATGGAGAACAGAATCAAGGAGTGATGGGATTCCTTCCGAAGCAAATAGTCCTAGAACATACACACGAAGAAGTTCTCCTCTGAATTCTCCATTTGGTAGTAATGACAGCCTGCAGAAg GATAGTGGAGATAACCTTCGTCTTCATAGTCCGTATGAAAGCCCCCCCAAGAATGGTCTGGATAAGGCATATTCTGATGTGATATTGTATACTGTTCCTCCCAAAGGTTTCTTCCCTTCAGAATCTGCTAGTGTTTCAGTACATTCTTTGTCATCTGGAGGCTCAGATAGTGTACATGGCCACATGAAGCCAACGGCAATGGATGCTTTTAGAGTTAGTCTCTCGAGTGCGGTTAGCTCATCAAGCCAAGGTTCTGGTCATGATGATGCTGATGCCTTGGGGGATGTTTTTCTTTGGGGGGAAGGCACAGGGGATGGTGTTCTTGGAGGTGGAATTCAAAGGGTTGGGAGTTATTTTGGTGTCAAAATGGATTCTTTGTTGCCTAAAGCCTTAGAATCTGCAGTAGTACTTGATGTCCAGAACATTGCCTGTGGTGGACGACATGCTGCCTTAGTAACCAAGCAAGGAGAGATTTTCTCCTGGGGGGAGGAATCTGGAGGTAGGCTTGGGCATGGAGTAGATTCTGATGTTGTTGAGCCAAAGCTAATTGATGCCTTAAGTAGTAATAACATTGAGCTTGTAGCTTGTGGTGAGAACCATACGTGTGCTATAACATTTTCTGGTGATTTGTACACGTGGGGTGATGGCACGTACAATTTTGGCCTTCTTGGGCATGGAAATGAAGTGAGTCACTGGATCCCAAAAAGAGTAATTGGGCCCTTGGAGGGCATACATGTCTCATCAATCTCTTGTGGACCCTGGCACACGGCTGTTGTGACCTCTGCTGGACAATTGTTTACTTTTGGTGATGGCACATTTGGTGTTCTGGGCCATGGAGATCGGAGAAGTGTTTCAATACCAAGGGAAGTAGAATCCCTTAAGGGGCTCCGCACTGTCCAAGCAGCTTGTGGTGTTTGGCATACAGCTGCTGTTGTAGAAGTCATGGTTGGGAATCCTAGTTCCAGCAACTGCTCTTCAGGGAAGCTGTTTACTTGGGGGGATGGGGATAAAGGTCGACTTGGGCATGGTGACAAGGAAGCAAAACTTGTGCCTACCTGTGTTGCTGCCCTTGTTGATCCCAACTTTTCTAAAGTTGCCTGTGGACATAGTCTGACTGTTGCCCTTACAACCTCGGGTCATGTATATACAATGGGCAGTCATGTTTATGGCCAGTTGGGGAACCCCCAATCTGATGGAAAATTCCCTACTCGTGTTGAAGGAAAGCTTTCCAAGAGTTTTGTAGAGGAGATAGCTTGTGGTGCTTATCATGTTGCAGTTTTAACTGCAAGAACAGAAGTCTATACTTGGGGCAAGGGAGCAAATGGTCGTTTAGGTCATGGGGATATAGATGATAGGAATTCCCCTACATTAGTAGAAGCTCTAAGAGATAAGCAAGTCAAAAGTATTGCCTGTGGTACTAATTTTACCGCTGCTATCTGCCTTCATAAGTGGGTCTCAGGTGTTGACCAGTCTATGTGTTCTGGCTGCCGCCTTCCatttaatttcaaaagaaaacgTCACAATTGTTACAATTGTGGACTTGTTTTTTGTCATTCTTGCAGTAGCAAGAAGTCTCTTAAGGCGTCTATGGCACCAAATCCGAACAAACCTTATCGTGTCTGTGATAGTTGTTTTAACAAACTGAGGAAAACGATTGAAGGTGATGGCTCATCTCATTCTTCTGTGAGCAGAAGAGGAAGTATCAATCAAGGTTCACTCGAGTTTACTGAAAAAGATGAGAAGTTGGATACCAGATCTCGTGTGCAACTTGCAAGATTTTCTTCGATGGAATCCTTGAAGCAAGTGGAAAGCcgatcttctaaaaaaaacaagaaactaGAATTTAACAGCAGTCGTGTCTCACCTGTTCCAAATGGAAGTTCCCAGTGGGGACCACTTAATATTTCTAAATCTTTTAATCCTGTATTTGGGTCATCTAAGAAGTTTTTCTCAGCCTCTGTTCCTGGATCAAGAATTGTTTCTCGAGCAACATCCCCAATATCAAGGCGGCCCAGCCCCCCTCGTTCAACGACTCCAACCCCTACTCTAGGAGGACTTACCTCACCAAAGATTGTTGTGGATGATACTAGAAGGACAAATGATAGCCTTAGCCAGGAGGTTATTAAATTAAGAGCACAG GTGGAAAATCTCACTCGCAAAGCACAACTTCAAGAAATTGAGCTGGATAGAACAACCAAACAGCTAAAAGAAGCATTAGCATTTGCAGAGGATGAAGCTGAAAAATGTAGAGCAGCAAAGGATGTAATCAAATCACTTACAGCCCAA TTGAAGGACATGGCTGAAAGGCTGCCTGTGGGAGCAGCTCGGAATACCAAATCaccttctctttcttcctttggCTCCAGCCCTGCTTCCAACGAAGTTTCTAATGCTTCTATTGACCGAATGAATGGTCAAGCAGTGTTCCAAGAACCAGACTCAAATGGATCAAACAACCAGTTGCTTTCTAATGGATCAACCACCAACAGTAATCGTAATTTAGGTCATAACAAACAAGCCCATTCTGATGCAACGACTAGAAATGGAGGCAGAGTGAAAGAAAGTGAATCTCGCCTTGACAATGAATGGGTTGAGCAAGATGAGCCTGGTGTATATATTACACTAACCTCCTTACCCGGAGGAGTCAAGGATCTCAAGCGAGTTCGCTTCAG TCGGAAGCGGTTTAGTGAGAAACAAGCAGAACAATGGTGGGCAGAGAACCGGGATAGAGTATACAAACAATACAATGTGCGTATGGCTGACAAGTCAAATGTTGGTGTTGGGAGTGAGGActtgtctcattga
- the LOC126723923 gene encoding PH, RCC1 and FYVE domains-containing protein 1-like isoform X2, whose amino-acid sequence MSLKLFLDSALYPRPEKEYQSFSLIYNERSLDLICKDKDEAESWFSGLKALISRSHHRKWRTESRSDGIPSEANSPRTYTRRSSPLNSPFGSNDSLQKDSGDNLRLHSPYESPPKNGLDKAYSDVILYTVPPKGFFPSESASVSVHSLSSGGSDSVHGHMKPTAMDAFRVSLSSAVSSSSQGSGHDDADALGDVFLWGEGTGDGVLGGGIQRVGSYFGVKMDSLLPKALESAVVLDVQNIACGGRHAALVTKQGEIFSWGEESGGRLGHGVDSDVVEPKLIDALSSNNIELVACGENHTCAITFSGDLYTWGDGTYNFGLLGHGNEVSHWIPKRVIGPLEGIHVSSISCGPWHTAVVTSAGQLFTFGDGTFGVLGHGDRRSVSIPREVESLKGLRTVQAACGVWHTAAVVEVMVGNPSSSNCSSGKLFTWGDGDKGRLGHGDKEAKLVPTCVAALVDPNFSKVACGHSLTVALTTSGHVYTMGSHVYGQLGNPQSDGKFPTRVEGKLSKSFVEEIACGAYHVAVLTARTEVYTWGKGANGRLGHGDIDDRNSPTLVEALRDKQVKSIACGTNFTAAICLHKWVSGVDQSMCSGCRLPFNFKRKRHNCYNCGLVFCHSCSSKKSLKASMAPNPNKPYRVCDSCFNKLRKTIEGDGSSHSSVSRRGSINQGSLEFTEKDEKLDTRSRVQLARFSSMESLKQVESRSSKKNKKLEFNSSRVSPVPNGSSQWGPLNISKSFNPVFGSSKKFFSASVPGSRIVSRATSPISRRPSPPRSTTPTPTLGGLTSPKIVVDDTRRTNDSLSQEVIKLRAQVENLTRKAQLQEIELDRTTKQLKEALAFAEDEAEKCRAAKDVIKSLTAQLKDMAERLPVGAARNTKSPSLSSFGSSPASNEVSNASIDRMNGQAVFQEPDSNGSNNQLLSNGSTTNSNRNLGHNKQAHSDATTRNGGRVKESESRLDNEWVEQDEPGVYITLTSLPGGVKDLKRVRFSRKRFSEKQAEQWWAENRDRVYKQYNVRMADKSNVGVGSEDLSH is encoded by the exons ATGTCTCTAAAATTATTTCTGGACAGCGCACT GTATCCACGGCCTGAGAAGGAATATCAGTCATTTTCTCTCATATATAATGAAAGATCACTAGATCTG ATTTGCAAGGATAAAGATGAAGCTGAATCATGGTTTAGTGGTTTGAAAGCCTTAATTTCACGTAGTCATCACCGGAAATGGAGAACAGAATCAAGGAGTGATGGGATTCCTTCCGAAGCAAATAGTCCTAGAACATACACACGAAGAAGTTCTCCTCTGAATTCTCCATTTGGTAGTAATGACAGCCTGCAGAAg GATAGTGGAGATAACCTTCGTCTTCATAGTCCGTATGAAAGCCCCCCCAAGAATGGTCTGGATAAGGCATATTCTGATGTGATATTGTATACTGTTCCTCCCAAAGGTTTCTTCCCTTCAGAATCTGCTAGTGTTTCAGTACATTCTTTGTCATCTGGAGGCTCAGATAGTGTACATGGCCACATGAAGCCAACGGCAATGGATGCTTTTAGAGTTAGTCTCTCGAGTGCGGTTAGCTCATCAAGCCAAGGTTCTGGTCATGATGATGCTGATGCCTTGGGGGATGTTTTTCTTTGGGGGGAAGGCACAGGGGATGGTGTTCTTGGAGGTGGAATTCAAAGGGTTGGGAGTTATTTTGGTGTCAAAATGGATTCTTTGTTGCCTAAAGCCTTAGAATCTGCAGTAGTACTTGATGTCCAGAACATTGCCTGTGGTGGACGACATGCTGCCTTAGTAACCAAGCAAGGAGAGATTTTCTCCTGGGGGGAGGAATCTGGAGGTAGGCTTGGGCATGGAGTAGATTCTGATGTTGTTGAGCCAAAGCTAATTGATGCCTTAAGTAGTAATAACATTGAGCTTGTAGCTTGTGGTGAGAACCATACGTGTGCTATAACATTTTCTGGTGATTTGTACACGTGGGGTGATGGCACGTACAATTTTGGCCTTCTTGGGCATGGAAATGAAGTGAGTCACTGGATCCCAAAAAGAGTAATTGGGCCCTTGGAGGGCATACATGTCTCATCAATCTCTTGTGGACCCTGGCACACGGCTGTTGTGACCTCTGCTGGACAATTGTTTACTTTTGGTGATGGCACATTTGGTGTTCTGGGCCATGGAGATCGGAGAAGTGTTTCAATACCAAGGGAAGTAGAATCCCTTAAGGGGCTCCGCACTGTCCAAGCAGCTTGTGGTGTTTGGCATACAGCTGCTGTTGTAGAAGTCATGGTTGGGAATCCTAGTTCCAGCAACTGCTCTTCAGGGAAGCTGTTTACTTGGGGGGATGGGGATAAAGGTCGACTTGGGCATGGTGACAAGGAAGCAAAACTTGTGCCTACCTGTGTTGCTGCCCTTGTTGATCCCAACTTTTCTAAAGTTGCCTGTGGACATAGTCTGACTGTTGCCCTTACAACCTCGGGTCATGTATATACAATGGGCAGTCATGTTTATGGCCAGTTGGGGAACCCCCAATCTGATGGAAAATTCCCTACTCGTGTTGAAGGAAAGCTTTCCAAGAGTTTTGTAGAGGAGATAGCTTGTGGTGCTTATCATGTTGCAGTTTTAACTGCAAGAACAGAAGTCTATACTTGGGGCAAGGGAGCAAATGGTCGTTTAGGTCATGGGGATATAGATGATAGGAATTCCCCTACATTAGTAGAAGCTCTAAGAGATAAGCAAGTCAAAAGTATTGCCTGTGGTACTAATTTTACCGCTGCTATCTGCCTTCATAAGTGGGTCTCAGGTGTTGACCAGTCTATGTGTTCTGGCTGCCGCCTTCCatttaatttcaaaagaaaacgTCACAATTGTTACAATTGTGGACTTGTTTTTTGTCATTCTTGCAGTAGCAAGAAGTCTCTTAAGGCGTCTATGGCACCAAATCCGAACAAACCTTATCGTGTCTGTGATAGTTGTTTTAACAAACTGAGGAAAACGATTGAAGGTGATGGCTCATCTCATTCTTCTGTGAGCAGAAGAGGAAGTATCAATCAAGGTTCACTCGAGTTTACTGAAAAAGATGAGAAGTTGGATACCAGATCTCGTGTGCAACTTGCAAGATTTTCTTCGATGGAATCCTTGAAGCAAGTGGAAAGCcgatcttctaaaaaaaacaagaaactaGAATTTAACAGCAGTCGTGTCTCACCTGTTCCAAATGGAAGTTCCCAGTGGGGACCACTTAATATTTCTAAATCTTTTAATCCTGTATTTGGGTCATCTAAGAAGTTTTTCTCAGCCTCTGTTCCTGGATCAAGAATTGTTTCTCGAGCAACATCCCCAATATCAAGGCGGCCCAGCCCCCCTCGTTCAACGACTCCAACCCCTACTCTAGGAGGACTTACCTCACCAAAGATTGTTGTGGATGATACTAGAAGGACAAATGATAGCCTTAGCCAGGAGGTTATTAAATTAAGAGCACAG GTGGAAAATCTCACTCGCAAAGCACAACTTCAAGAAATTGAGCTGGATAGAACAACCAAACAGCTAAAAGAAGCATTAGCATTTGCAGAGGATGAAGCTGAAAAATGTAGAGCAGCAAAGGATGTAATCAAATCACTTACAGCCCAA TTGAAGGACATGGCTGAAAGGCTGCCTGTGGGAGCAGCTCGGAATACCAAATCaccttctctttcttcctttggCTCCAGCCCTGCTTCCAACGAAGTTTCTAATGCTTCTATTGACCGAATGAATGGTCAAGCAGTGTTCCAAGAACCAGACTCAAATGGATCAAACAACCAGTTGCTTTCTAATGGATCAACCACCAACAGTAATCGTAATTTAGGTCATAACAAACAAGCCCATTCTGATGCAACGACTAGAAATGGAGGCAGAGTGAAAGAAAGTGAATCTCGCCTTGACAATGAATGGGTTGAGCAAGATGAGCCTGGTGTATATATTACACTAACCTCCTTACCCGGAGGAGTCAAGGATCTCAAGCGAGTTCGCTTCAG TCGGAAGCGGTTTAGTGAGAAACAAGCAGAACAATGGTGGGCAGAGAACCGGGATAGAGTATACAAACAATACAATGTGCGTATGGCTGACAAGTCAAATGTTGGTGTTGGGAGTGAGGActtgtctcattga